One region of Roseovarius faecimaris genomic DNA includes:
- a CDS encoding TFIIB-type zinc finger domain-containing protein, whose translation MSLTETDPPAPSQEYRFPCEQCGADYRFAPEEGKLICDHCGHSEEVDMSPPASGGIRELDFRRAIEAQLPEQDIEETRVSTCPNCAAQVAFDSATHAAECPFCATPVVTDTGTHRHIKPRGLLPFALDETAARKAMTDWLGRLWFAPNGVQEYARKGRRMQGIYVPYWTFDADTKSSYRGERGTEYHETKTVMRDGKKHNVTVTKVRWQAVTGRVARFFDDVLVLASRSLPKRYTDALEPWDLSALEPYKPEYLAGFRAEGYTVELEDGYAEARAHMDRVILRDVKFDIGGDRQRVHDVDTTVRDVTFKHILLPVWLAAYKYRGETYRFVVNGRTGRVQGERPYSPVKIAIAILVVALIAGGVGYLIATSEGANGF comes from the coding sequence ATGAGCCTGACCGAAACCGATCCGCCCGCCCCCTCGCAGGAATACCGCTTCCCGTGCGAACAATGCGGTGCCGATTACCGCTTTGCCCCGGAAGAAGGCAAGCTGATCTGCGACCATTGCGGCCATTCGGAAGAGGTGGATATGTCGCCCCCCGCCTCGGGTGGCATCCGCGAGCTTGATTTTCGCCGCGCAATCGAGGCGCAGCTGCCCGAGCAGGACATCGAAGAGACCCGCGTCTCGACCTGCCCCAACTGCGCCGCTCAGGTCGCCTTCGACAGCGCCACCCATGCCGCCGAATGCCCCTTCTGCGCCACCCCCGTTGTCACCGATACCGGCACCCACCGCCATATCAAGCCGCGCGGCCTTCTGCCCTTTGCCCTGGATGAGACCGCCGCCCGCAAAGCCATGACCGATTGGCTGGGCCGTCTCTGGTTCGCCCCGAACGGGGTGCAGGAATACGCGCGCAAGGGCCGCAGGATGCAGGGGATCTATGTCCCCTACTGGACCTTCGATGCCGATACCAAATCCTCCTATCGCGGGGAGCGCGGCACCGAGTATCACGAAACAAAGACAGTGATGCGCGATGGCAAAAAGCACAATGTCACCGTCACCAAGGTCCGCTGGCAGGCCGTTACCGGCCGGGTGGCGCGGTTCTTCGACGATGTGCTGGTGCTCGCGTCCCGCTCCCTGCCCAAACGCTATACCGACGCGCTGGAGCCCTGGGATCTGTCGGCGCTGGAACCCTACAAGCCCGAATACCTCGCCGGTTTCCGGGCCGAGGGCTACACGGTCGAGTTGGAAGACGGCTATGCCGAGGCGCGCGCCCATATGGACCGGGTGATCCTGCGCGATGTGAAGTTCGATATCGGCGGCGACCGGCAGCGCGTGCATGACGTGGACACGACCGTGCGCGATGTCACCTTCAAGCATATCCTTCTGCCGGTCTGGCTTGCGGCCTATAAATATCGCGGTGAAACCTACCGATTTGTCGTCAACGGCCGCACCGGGCGCGTGCAGGGTGAACGGCCCTATTCACCGGTCAAGATCGCCATTGCCATCCTTGTCGTCGCGCTCATCGCGGGTGGCGTGGGCTATCTCATTGCAACCAGCGAGGGCGCCAATGGCTTCTGA
- a CDS encoding nitroreductase, producing the protein MASDIDTLTRLMSARYSCRAYRPDPVPEEVVQQIIATAGRAPSWCNAQPWKVTVTRGTETRRFRDALEKGIASGPPAPDFDWPSSYSGAYQDRRRTCGFQLYDALDIARDDKAARNAQMMQNFSFFGAPHVALISTEAELGPYGAVDCGGFVTAFMLAATALGVASIAQASVAAYAPAIRAHFDLPETRRIVCAISFGYADEAHPANSFRTDRADLSDIYDPRG; encoded by the coding sequence ATGGCTTCTGATATCGACACGCTCACCCGCCTCATGAGCGCGCGCTATTCCTGCCGCGCTTATCGGCCCGATCCGGTGCCCGAAGAGGTGGTGCAGCAAATCATCGCCACCGCCGGGCGCGCGCCCTCGTGGTGCAATGCGCAGCCCTGGAAGGTCACGGTGACACGCGGCACCGAGACACGGCGCTTTCGTGACGCGTTGGAAAAGGGGATCGCCAGCGGGCCACCGGCCCCTGATTTCGACTGGCCGTCCAGCTATAGCGGCGCCTATCAGGACCGCCGCCGCACCTGTGGTTTCCAACTCTATGACGCCCTTGACATCGCCCGTGACGACAAGGCGGCCCGCAATGCGCAGATGATGCAGAATTTCAGCTTTTTCGGCGCGCCGCATGTGGCCCTGATCAGCACCGAGGCCGAGCTTGGCCCCTATGGCGCGGTCGATTGCGGCGGCTTTGTCACCGCCTTCATGCTGGCCGCGACAGCCCTCGGCGTGGCCAGCATCGCGCAGGCCTCGGTGGCCGCCTATGCACCCGCGATCCGGGCGCATTTCGACCTGCCCGAAACCCGCCGGATCGTCTGTGCCATCTCCTTCGGCTATGCCGACGAGGCGCACCCGGCCAATAGCTTCCGCACGGACCGCGCGGATCTGAGTGACATCTACGATCCGCGCGGATGA
- a CDS encoding Hsp20/alpha crystallin family protein, whose amino-acid sequence MVEKSHTAGLWPSFYEPLRHFGARVADWLAPASDASSDEEAYRITMELPGVEEDDIEIAVQDGVVTVKGEKSDSREEKGETWYFSERQFGSFSRSFRLPADAQGDKVEARLKDGVLSLSVPKAKPKSPETQKVKITRG is encoded by the coding sequence ATGGTTGAGAAATCGCATACCGCCGGGTTGTGGCCGTCCTTTTACGAGCCGCTGCGGCATTTCGGGGCGCGGGTTGCCGATTGGCTGGCCCCGGCCTCGGACGCCTCCTCGGATGAGGAGGCTTATCGCATCACGATGGAGCTGCCCGGGGTCGAGGAGGACGATATCGAGATCGCGGTGCAGGACGGTGTCGTGACCGTGAAGGGTGAGAAATCCGACAGCCGGGAAGAAAAGGGCGAGACCTGGTACTTCTCGGAGCGTCAGTTCGGGTCGTTCAGCCGGTCCTTCCGTCTGCCTGCCGATGCGCAGGGCGACAAGGTGGAGGCGCGGCTCAAGGACGGTGTGCTGAGCCTGAGCGTGCCCAAGGCCAAGCCGAAATCGCCGGAAACCCAGAAGGTGAAAATCACCCGGGGGTAG
- the dtd gene encoding D-aminoacyl-tRNA deacylase: MRALIQRVSEASVTVDGTVIGQIGPGLMILVCAMQGDTEAQADQLAAKISKLRIFKDDAGKMNRSLLDTGGAALVVSQFTLAADTSRGNRPGFSTAAVPDEGNRLYEYFAAQLGALGVSVATGRFGADMQVALINDGPVTIWMES; this comes from the coding sequence ATGCGCGCCCTGATCCAACGTGTGAGCGAGGCGTCGGTCACCGTCGATGGTACGGTGATCGGCCAGATCGGACCGGGCCTGATGATCCTCGTCTGCGCCATGCAGGGCGATACCGAGGCGCAGGCGGATCAACTCGCCGCCAAGATCTCTAAGCTGCGGATCTTCAAGGATGACGCAGGCAAGATGAACCGCTCTTTGCTGGATACAGGTGGCGCCGCGCTCGTGGTCAGCCAGTTCACGCTCGCCGCCGACACCTCCCGCGGCAACCGCCCCGGCTTCTCCACCGCCGCGGTGCCCGACGAGGGCAATCGCCTCTACGAATATTTCGCCGCACAGCTCGGCGCGCTCGGTGTGTCTGTTGCAACCGGCCGGTTCGGTGCCGACATGCAAGTCGCCCTGATCAATGACGGGCCCGTCACGATCTGGATGGAAAGCTGA
- a CDS encoding HlyD family type I secretion periplasmic adaptor subunit, with translation MSVSATNLTAQLNARLRGPSLAIWLCAATVWLFILWAAFAWVDEIVRANGSFISSSRPQIIQNLEGGILTELMVQEGDVVQRGDVLARLHGTQFKSSVDDLRDQINALDIRRLRLEAELAGQFDFTVPAELAGRTPEMVASERALLAARQADFVKRSEGAKQVLDQAAEELRLLENLLEKKIVALIEVTRARKAHADALSRYNEIVTQTELDRAQEYSETLKELGTLKQNLKGSQDQLNRTVLTSPMRGIVNNLSVTTIGGVVRPGEEILEIIPLDEELFVEARVAPEDIANIRQGQEATVKLSAYDYTIYGSLKGKVDFISADTFEDERARDPDGDPHYKVTLKVDMAGLTPRQSRIEIRPGMQAQVELHTGQKTVLQYLLKPLYKSQEAFREP, from the coding sequence ATGAGCGTATCGGCGACCAATCTCACCGCGCAGCTGAATGCGCGTCTGCGCGGGCCCAGCCTGGCGATCTGGCTCTGTGCCGCCACGGTCTGGCTTTTCATCCTCTGGGCGGCCTTTGCCTGGGTGGATGAGATCGTGCGCGCCAATGGATCGTTCATCTCGTCGTCGCGGCCGCAGATCATCCAGAATCTCGAAGGCGGCATCCTGACCGAGCTGATGGTGCAGGAGGGCGACGTGGTGCAGCGCGGCGATGTGCTGGCGCGGCTGCACGGCACGCAGTTCAAATCTTCGGTGGACGATCTGCGCGATCAGATCAATGCGTTGGATATCCGCCGGTTGCGTCTGGAGGCGGAGCTGGCCGGGCAGTTCGATTTCACGGTGCCGGCCGAGCTGGCCGGGCGCACGCCCGAAATGGTGGCCTCGGAACGCGCGCTTCTGGCCGCACGGCAGGCCGATTTCGTGAAACGCTCGGAAGGGGCGAAGCAGGTGCTGGATCAGGCGGCGGAAGAGCTGCGACTGCTGGAGAACCTGCTGGAGAAGAAGATCGTCGCCCTGATTGAAGTGACCCGAGCGCGCAAAGCGCATGCCGACGCGCTGAGCCGGTATAATGAGATCGTCACGCAAACCGAACTGGACCGCGCGCAAGAGTATTCTGAGACGCTGAAAGAGCTTGGCACGCTCAAGCAGAACCTGAAAGGCAGTCAGGATCAGCTGAACCGGACGGTGCTGACATCGCCCATGCGGGGCATTGTGAACAATCTGAGCGTGACCACGATCGGCGGCGTGGTACGACCGGGCGAGGAGATCCTTGAGATTATCCCGCTCGATGAGGAGCTTTTCGTGGAGGCGCGCGTGGCGCCCGAGGACATCGCCAATATCCGGCAGGGGCAGGAGGCGACGGTAAAGCTGTCGGCCTATGATTACACGATCTATGGCTCGCTCAAGGGCAAGGTCGATTTCATCTCGGCCGACACGTTCGAGGATGAACGCGCCCGCGATCCCGATGGTGATCCGCATTACAAAGTGACGCTCAAGGTCGATATGGCCGGGCTCACCCCGCGCCAGTCCCGCATCGAGATCCGCCCAGGCATGCAGGCGCAGGTGGAGCTGCATACGGGGCAGAAAACCGTGCTGCAATACCTGCTCAAACCTCTTTACAAGTCGCAGGAGGCGTTCCGGGAGCCATAA